A window of the Cryptosporidium parvum Iowa II chromosome 7, whole genome shotgun sequence genome harbors these coding sequences:
- a CDS encoding cathepsin like thiol protease possibly membrane associated — protein MQIGFTEKDLQIPNKSCGRKWNKFIVFINFISFLSIITKINGNLLHNGNHSMNGNESGVSRTLKQEKDDHSILIGKKNETNTEIFSPNNYSSQSSTKLVDHRTENFIEKDFQKNNSLVEEDNLTSKFFDPFVFNFSIDVHQCISKYEKLNKYLQKISLIFYLFNKTRELENEGLNNNSTSILKAENERVVNTTIKINIATNSGKMDNHLDIIIQPEVFFNSIYRTNTTWMDRLLDTPNINSSPMNLLNLTNNQDNSQSIIDCICIFVSEVQSNLGLNRSSLEICNIKIQEIISAIKSNPEARFELTQLSLDRPPSKLIIPKNLGDKVTGYSWKESIAEGKEIQSENLLGRSVQKLEPTHSSGNEILKELNTENSNAGNGVNETGEITNKNIYFDSRDVNGGSCVYIPFDQGKCGGCYAFVVSASISISNCIQKLVLPAPLSPQQIIDCSMSFGNLGCDGGFYSNGWSYLLEQNVPRNYICSWNEYPYIDSISSCKASACNGCLTISKYNVFTGLALNGDDGWDFVTTILPKVGSISLSINSNLPGFSSYSDGIYKAPKCTTHSELNHAVIMIGYGINDNGDKYYVIQNSWGVSWGIGGFMNVSADSCDMFWYPGIIRQVSSESLPDKCTGNKLLLTGPGEINKPQKKSTEYNIFLKKTYYGICLIINILLLVY, from the coding sequence atGCAAATTGGGTTCACAGAGAAAGACCTGCAAATTCCAAATAAGTCATGTGGAAGAAAATGGAATAAGTTCATTgtatttatcaattttattagtTTTCTCTCAATTAtcacaaaaataaatggtAACTTATTACATAATGGAAACCACTCCATGAACGGTAATGAATCCGGTGTGAGTCGTACGTTGAAGCAAGAAAAAGATGACCACTCCATACtaattggaaaaaaaaacgaAACAAATactgaaatattttctccAAATAACTATTCTAGTCAAAGCTCCACTAAACTAGTAGATCATCGCACTGAAAATTTCATAGAAAAAGATTTCcagaaaaataatagtttaGTTGAAGAAGATAATTTGACTTCTAAGTTTTTCGATCCATTTGTATTCAATTTTTCCATTGATGTTCATCAATGTATAAGTAAATACGAGAAGCTGAACaaatatcttcaaaagATCTCTTTGATTTTTTACTTATTTAATAAGACTCGTGAGCTTGAAAATGAGGGTTTAAATAACAATTCTACTAGCATCTTGAAAGCTGAGAATGAGAGAGTTGTAAATACTACaattaaaatcaatattgCAACTAATTCTGGAAAAATGGACAATCACCTTgatataattattcaacCTGAGGTGTTTTTTAACTCTATTTATAGAACAAATACCACGTGGATGGACAGATTGTTGGATActccaaatattaattcaagtCCCATGAATCTATTAAATTTGACAAATAATCAAGATAATAGTCAATCAATTATAGATTGTATCTGCATATTTGTTTCTGAAGTTCAATCAAATTTAGGACTGAACAGATCTTCCTTAGaaatttgtaatataaaaattcagGAGATTATTTCAGCAATCAAGTCAAATCCAGAAGCAAGATTTGAATTGACTCAATTATCGCTTGATCGCCCCCCTtccaaattaattattccaaAGAATTTAGGGGATAAAGTAACCGGATATAGCTGGAAAGAATCTATTGCGGAAGGAAAAGAGATACAATCTGAAAATCTGTTAGGTAGATCTGTACAAAAGCTTGAGCCCACGCACAGCAGTGGAAATGAAATCTTAAAGGAGTTGAATACAGAAAATTCGAACGCTGGTAACGGAGTTAATGAAACTGGCGAGataacaaataaaaatatatattttgattcGCGCGATGTAAATGGAGGTTCCTGTGTATATATACCTTTTGATCAGGGTAAATGCGGTGGATGCTATGCATTTGTTGTTAGTGCATCAATAAGTATTTCAAATTGTATACAAAAGTTGGTACTGCCTGCGCCGCTATCTCCTCaacaaataattgattGCAGCATGAGTTTTGGGAATTTAGGATGCGATGGCGGATTTTATTCGAATGGTTGGAGTTACTTGCTTGAACAAAACGTCCCGAGAAATTACATTTGTTCTTGGAATGAATACCCTTATATCGACTCAATTAGTAGTTGCAAGGCGAGTGCTTGCAATGGTTGTTTAACTATTAGCAAATATAATGTTTTTACTGGCCTTGCATTAAATGGTGATGATGGCTGGGATTTTGTGACAACAATACTTCCGAAAGTTGGGtcaatttcattaagtattaattctaatttacCCGGTTTTAGCAGCTATTCAGATGGAATTTATAAGGCACCAAAATGCACAACTCACTCTGAACTGAACCATGCAGTAATTATGATCGGGTATGGAATAAATGACAATGGCGATAAATATTATGTAATACAAAATAGTTGGGGAGTGTCATGGGGAATTGGTGGTTTTATGAATGTTTCAGCAGATTCGTGTGACATGTTTTGGTACCCTGGTATTATCCGTCAAGTTTCATCAGAATCTTTGCCTGATAAATGCACAGGAAATAAATTGTTACTTACTGGTCCAggagaaataaataaaccgcaaaaaaaatctactgaatacaatatttttttgaaaaaaacaTATTATGGAATATGccttataattaatatcttATTATTAGTGTATTAG